The Meriones unguiculatus strain TT.TT164.6M chromosome 16, Bangor_MerUng_6.1, whole genome shotgun sequence genomic sequence CAGGCTGAAGGGGCCCCTGTTGTCATGTGgggaccctctctcctcccctggaGACAGACTTGGAACTGTCAGGGAGAGGGTGAGCCCTGGAGTCAGTGCAGTCACCGCGATGGAGATCAGGAGACCCAGGGACCCGGTTCCCTCAGAGACAGGGGCGTGACCCAGCGGAGGGTTCTCCTTCCTCAGGACTGAGCCCAGCccgagggagaggaggagatgcCCGCGGCCTGCACCTGTGCGCAGCAGCGTGTCCTTCCCGCGCTCCAGGTATCTGCGGAGCCACTCCACGCACTCGCCCTCCAGGtaagccctttctctctctgctacATCAGCCTCTTCCCACTTGCGCTTGGTGATCAGCGCCGCCGTGTCCGCCGCCGTCCACGACCTCAAGTCCTCGTTCAGGGCGATGTAATCTTTGCCGTCGTAGGCGTCCTGACTGTACCCGCGGAGGAGGCGCCCGTCGGGTCCCACGTGACAGCCGTACATCCTCTGGATGGTGTGAGAGCCTGCCGGACCCCGCGGTCAGCCCCGCCCACCTTCCCCACGTGATCACCCGCGGCCCCGCCCACCCGCGGACTTTTCCGAACCGAAAGGGAAACCGGTCCCGGGTCGCGCGTCTCCTCCGGAACCTCGGACTTGGGACCCGGGACGTCTCCGGCCCCGTGTCGGGACGTGCAGGGGTCGTGACGTGTGACCCGGGGTCACTCACCGCCCTCGCTCTGGTTGTAGTAGCCGAGCAGGGTCCTCAGGTTCCCTCGGTCAATCTGCTCGTTGCTCTTGGCGACCTGTGTCTCCTCCTCCCAGTACTCCGGCCCCTCCCGCTCCATCCACGCCGCGCGCGGCTCGTATCTCGGCGTCTCCGCGTCGCTGTCGAAGCGCACGAACTCCGTGTCGTCCACGTAGCCGACGGCGATGAACCGGGGCTCCCCGAGGCCGGGCCGGGACACGACGGTGTGGAAATACCGCAGCGAGTGTGAGCCTGGGGGCGGCGCGCGGTGAGACCCCGACCTCCTCCCGGGACCCCGGCGGGTGCGCGGGCCGGGAGGGGAGCGGCGCGGGGCTCGGGACGCGCGTGGGGATGGCAGAGGGTCCGGGGGTCGCGGACACGCGGCTTCCCCGGGGCCGCCCCGCCCTCCCCGCAGAGCCCGTTTCCCTCCGACCCCGCACTCACCCGCGCGGGTCTGGGTCGGGGCCAGGGCGGCcgccagcagcaggagcagcgtGCGCGGCGCCATCGCCCCCATCTGGATCCCGGACTTCTGAGCCCCGCGGGCTGCGTGGACTTTATAACCGCTGCCCGCGGCGACGCTGATTGGCTCCCCAGGATGTCGCCACCCAATGGGGGAGAGGAGCTCCTGCGCGTCATCAGTGTCCGGGCAGAAGGACCTGACACAGGTTAGGAGCAGAAGTGAAACTGGGACATGGGGAGTCCCCACCCTGGGCTTCCCCAGCCCAGAACCCTGTGTGCGGGACAGAGCGCTGGGTGTCATGGTGTCTCCGCGTTCTCCCCCAGAAGCTGTCTGGACACCAGGACAGAAACACAGGCCAAACTCATCATCATCCCCTccacccttcctctgcctcttctcttcaGAAGTCGACCCTGGAGTCTTCCAGAAGAAAAGCCTCTTCCGGGCATACAGTGGCAACAACAAGCAGTTGGGGACACAGAGAGAAGCTGTCCTTAAGCAGAGGCGCTGGGCTGCGAGCCCCTCACGGACCCCACAGTGACCAGGCTCTGTCCACCTGCAGACCAAGCAGCTCCGGAACCTGCTAAAAATGACGGAGACTCAGCAGCTACCCGGACAAGCTCCCGGCTTCCTCTGTGGTAATCTCGATGTCCTTGGGAGCAGAGGGCCCAGGGCATCGTCAGTCTTCTCTGCCAGGCTCAGAGTGTCCAACAGACTTTCCTGTGGAGTAGGACTTGGGGGACCAGCCTGCTCTGTCTCAGCAAAGCAGGACAGTCAACTCCCCAGTGTCCTGCTTGTCCACAGTTTGGACAGGGTCCTGGCGACGGGCAAGGGAAAGGGGAGTATTTCATCCAGTGGCTGGCTGTGCCACATTCCCAGCAAGCTCCAAGTGGAGTTCTTCCACGACCATCATCAGCTGTGGTGACCTTGGGGTCACTGCTAGAACCTGGGGGTCTTTGTAATCGTAAGCCTTTtccattaaacattttaaatgccatagtcAACGGATCTGGAAAGGTTTTGAGGACCTTTATCTGGTAAGTGTATTTAAACTAAACAAGCTTTGCTTGTTTCTAGTTActtgttttagaaaatatacaGGAGGCTAAATAAGCTGATTTCTGTAATTAATTACATCAGGACTTAGCGTGACAGCAGGGAGAGCTCTGCACACATGAAAGCATTTGACCATTTATATGGTGCCTATTAACCAGCATGTCTTATTTGTCTTCAACAGTTTACAATAAGTCAGTAGCTTTCATAAGATTAGGGTTTTATAGCTTTATCCATGTTAAGTTTTAGCTTTAAAAATCTGAGTTAAAGATCATTTAGCATCAAAAGAAATAATGCAGTAAACTTTATTCCATAGGAAACTGGTAtcttgagctgggtgtggtagcacacacctgtagttccagcgctctgggaggcagaggcaggaggatcactggtctaggcagtgagtccaggacagccaaggctacacagaggaaccctgtctccaaaaaaaaaaaaaaaagaaaaagaaacttttaaaaacagactGGTATTTTTTACAGTGTACCATTAGAGAATATAATAGTTTTTGTATGACTCAGTTTATCCAGATAACTAAAGCTTAGCTAGTTGGGCAAAGACAAAGAAGCTAGACAAATATTACTGTCCTGTCTGGGGCACAGCTTTCAGCTCTCAGAGGAAGAACGGAACCtgatatagacatacatgtagtcaaACAGCagtgtacatgaaataaaaatacattttaaaatggtaTATCAGGGAAGGGTTAGCTAGTGTGGGTACAGGGTCTCTATAGGTGAGCAGTGTCGGGCTGGAACAGGCAGGAACAGGCAGCCTCTGGTGGTAATCTTCGCACACATGGATCAATACTTCATAACCTCTCACACTTGGACTCCCAAGGAAAGCTTTGCCACCCTTCGTGAGCCAGGCCTACATGGATAATGGCTTTGCTGACGTACCAGGGGCCCCTTGTTCTTGGCATCCTAAACCGGCCATGCCCAAGTCAAAATACACTTTCACTCAGGAACTCGCTCACTCAGGGCTGCCTCTACTACCTACAAATcagcagtcaagaaaatgccccagagGAGGACGTGAAGCCGAAATTCCAGGAGGGAGAGTGAGTGCTGTGCTTTCCCGGGCCTCTTCTTAAGGAAGCAAAGTGTGTACAGGTTGCCATAAAGGACAAACAAGTGAAATCCTTTATCCATTACTGTggttggaataaaaaaaaagtgccGTGAGGCCCGGTGGCTCTGAAAAACCTTTGAAGACCCGTGAGGGTAGTGCAgcccttttcctcttcctgaaGAGCTCCCTCGGCACAGCACCCTCCTGACCTCTAGTCGGGATGGGTGGGTTCCAGAAAGCAGAGTACTCAGACAGGTGCACACCAGTTTGCAGAAGCAGCGAGAACTCCAAAAGGCCAATCAGGATCAGAGTGCAGAGAGCAAGAGGAGTGAGCTGCTCCAGGAAAGAAGACTCTGGTCTGCAACAGAAAAATGTTGaagtgaaaacaaaaaagaaaagaacaggcaGAAAAGGCCTGGAAATGGAGATGGTGGCAGTACCAGTGACACCGCGGCCTCCTAGGAAGAGAAGAGCCCGGCCAGATCCTACCCTTGGAAATGGAGAAACAGTCCTGAGCAGAGGGGAAGTCAAAGGACAGATTCCTGAAGAGCTGAAAGCATGGCTTGTGGATGACAGGGACTTTATCCCCAGACAAAAGCAGCTTTTTATCTTCCTGCCCAGAAGATGGACTCCCTTTTGGAGGATTATGCAAATTATAAAtaatcttgaggaaacacaga encodes the following:
- the LOC110543095 gene encoding RT1 class I histocompatibility antigen, AA alpha chain-like isoform X2, translated to MGAMAPRTLLLLLAAALAPTQTRAGSHSLRYFHTVVSRPGLGEPRFIAVGYVDDTEFVRFDSDAETPRYEPRAAWMEREGPEYWEEETQVAKSNEQIDRGNLRTLLGYYNQSEGGSHTIQRMYGCHVGPDGRLLRGYSQDAYDGKDYIALNEDLRSWTAADTAALITKRKWEEADVAERERAYLEGECVEWLRRYLERGKDTLLRTDRPKAHVSHHPRPQGDITLRCWALGFYPADISLIWQRDGEDLTQDMELVETRPSGDGTFQKWAAVVVPPGKEQHYTCHVQHEGLPEPLTLRWEPPQPTVPIMAIIAALVVLGAVVIIGAVVAVVRKRRRNTGGKGGDYAPAPA
- the LOC110543095 gene encoding RT1 class I histocompatibility antigen, AA alpha chain-like isoform X1 — its product is MGAMAPRTLLLLLAAALAPTQTRAGSHSLRYFHTVVSRPGLGEPRFIAVGYVDDTEFVRFDSDAETPRYEPRAAWMEREGPEYWEEETQVAKSNEQIDRGNLRTLLGYYNQSEGGSHTIQRMYGCHVGPDGRLLRGYSQDAYDGKDYIALNEDLRSWTAADTAALITKRKWEEADVAERERAYLEGECVEWLRRYLERGKDTLLRTDRPKAHVSHHPRPQGDITLRCWALGFYPADISLIWQRDGEDLTQDMELVETRPSGDGTFQKWAAVVVPPGKEQHYTCHVQHEGLPEPLTLRWEPPQPTVPIMAIIAALVVLGAVVIIGAVVAVVRKRRRNTGGKGGDYAPAPGRDSAQSSDVSLPDC